Proteins co-encoded in one Nitrospiraceae bacterium genomic window:
- the acpS gene encoding holo-ACP synthase, which produces MIYGIGIDIVKIERMKSVVEKWGGRFLKKVFTKVEINYCYEKKNPHLSFAVRFAAKEAFIKAIGAEIAIPLTDVEIINAENGKPCINMNGKLGGFLKNKGINGVLLSLSHEKEYGVACVVLDK; this is translated from the coding sequence ATGATTTATGGCATTGGGATAGACATTGTAAAAATTGAACGAATGAAATCTGTAGTTGAGAAATGGGGGGGCAGGTTTCTTAAAAAAGTTTTCACAAAAGTTGAGATTAATTATTGTTATGAGAAGAAGAATCCTCATCTTTCTTTTGCTGTTCGTTTTGCTGCTAAAGAAGCTTTTATAAAAGCTATTGGTGCTGAAATAGCAATCCCGCTTACTGATGTCGAAATAATAAATGCAGAAAACGGAAAGCCTTGTATAAATATGAACGGAAAACTTGGGGGGTTTTTAAAAAACAAAGGAATCAACGGTGTTCTTCTTAGTCTGAGTCATGAAAAAGAATACGGAGTTGCATGTGTTGTACTTGATAAATAA
- the bamA gene encoding outer membrane protein assembly factor BamA, whose product MIRIIIFSIILVFFIPVQADCAVIKKIDIQGLYSISREEFLDILNIKENIELNSAAIRNGIRLAFRKGIFEDISVEFDSDKSILKINARERDIIDNIYITGNDRIKKKTILGDFYFKEGQSMRYDLIERSVTELKKSLSQRGFPHADIKMFTKKTKNPYRVNLFLTINEGVPEIIKSIVIYGPTEARDLMKLTEGDIYDQTKVSKDLDRIKTYYKNNNYINPSVGPYHFSSDGELGIDVNPGNRIEILFLGNDSVSAKELIKEVPFFDAEDFRDDLVEEVVSRISSLYHTHGYPSVQVAPVISKTENIIKISFFIHEGRQITINNVEFKGITLPATKLKEIMSLREGELYNSDFIDPDVKTLTELYNALGYLDVNISDPEIKIKDNLADIYIVINENARISIESIEIKGSKLVTKDEINKAILLKPGDPYNEVDVSDTRYKIIDLYGNRGFVNTKIDIKQEISDKGVKIIFEISEKPPAFFGSTVISGNSTTNYEVIKREIRFERGSPFSYGLLNKTRQRLYKLGLFNDVDMESIDRDDNIKDTHIKLKEGNAGAVDFGLGYGDYEKQRGFFEISYRNLFGMNRLISFRTELSTLEERFIVNYIEPWFLESDTPFRVIFLKESKTEKNFETKDILYKIERYSASAGFEKKFTDKFKSELFYDFSLVKTYDVMPDVILTKEDTGTLVISSIRPGIAYDSRDNPFDPRKGMLAGISLKAASNYIFSQTDFIKIILNFSAYQEISRTFVLAASLKTGIAEGYGDTTDLPLVERFFLGGRTTVRGYEQDMLGPKGTNNSPIGGNAFFLANFELRTSITKSFGIVTFLDGGNVWARANDMNLSGLKYTTGLGLRYYTPVGPVRLDYGYKLQRETGESSGAIHFSIGHAF is encoded by the coding sequence ATGATTAGAATAATAATTTTTTCTATCATATTAGTGTTTTTTATCCCTGTTCAGGCAGATTGTGCTGTTATCAAGAAGATAGATATTCAGGGTTTATATTCAATAAGCAGGGAAGAATTCCTTGACATCCTTAATATAAAAGAGAATATTGAACTTAACTCTGCTGCTATCCGAAACGGGATAAGGCTTGCATTTCGCAAGGGAATATTCGAAGACATATCCGTAGAATTTGATTCCGACAAATCAATATTAAAGATAAATGCCAGAGAAAGAGATATTATTGACAATATATATATTACTGGTAATGACCGCATAAAGAAAAAAACCATTCTTGGAGATTTTTATTTTAAGGAAGGTCAGTCAATGAGATATGACTTGATAGAGCGTTCAGTGACAGAGCTTAAAAAATCCCTATCTCAGAGAGGATTCCCTCACGCAGATATAAAGATGTTTACGAAAAAAACAAAAAATCCATACCGTGTTAATCTTTTTTTGACTATAAATGAAGGCGTGCCTGAGATAATAAAAAGTATTGTTATTTATGGCCCAACAGAAGCAAGAGATTTAATGAAATTAACTGAAGGCGACATATATGATCAGACTAAAGTCAGCAAAGACCTGGACAGAATTAAAACATATTACAAAAATAATAATTACATCAATCCTTCTGTGGGTCCGTATCATTTTTCTTCAGATGGAGAATTAGGCATTGATGTTAACCCTGGCAATAGAATCGAAATATTGTTTTTGGGAAATGACTCTGTGAGTGCAAAAGAATTAATTAAAGAAGTTCCTTTTTTCGATGCAGAGGATTTCAGGGATGACCTTGTTGAAGAAGTAGTTTCTAGAATAAGTTCTTTATATCACACCCATGGCTATCCTTCAGTGCAGGTCGCACCTGTTATTTCTAAAACTGAAAATATTATTAAAATCAGTTTCTTTATACATGAAGGACGGCAAATCACAATTAATAATGTTGAATTTAAGGGCATAACACTGCCTGCCACGAAACTCAAGGAGATTATGTCTCTGAGAGAGGGGGAGTTGTATAACTCGGATTTTATTGATCCCGACGTGAAAACACTTACAGAGCTGTATAATGCGCTTGGTTATCTGGATGTAAACATAAGCGATCCTGAAATTAAAATTAAAGATAACTTGGCAGATATATATATTGTTATAAATGAAAATGCGAGAATCTCTATCGAGAGCATTGAAATAAAAGGTTCCAAACTTGTCACAAAAGACGAGATTAATAAAGCTATTCTGCTAAAACCAGGAGATCCTTACAATGAAGTGGATGTTTCAGACACAAGATACAAGATTATAGATTTATATGGGAATCGCGGTTTTGTAAACACAAAGATTGATATAAAACAGGAGATTTCAGATAAAGGAGTAAAAATTATTTTTGAGATCAGTGAAAAACCACCTGCTTTTTTCGGCTCAACTGTGATTAGCGGAAATTCAACAACAAACTATGAGGTAATAAAAAGAGAAATAAGATTTGAAAGAGGTTCTCCTTTTAGTTATGGTCTTTTGAATAAAACACGCCAGCGGTTGTATAAACTTGGTCTTTTTAATGATGTTGACATGGAGTCTATAGACAGGGATGACAATATTAAAGACACTCATATCAAATTGAAGGAAGGAAATGCCGGTGCTGTTGATTTTGGTCTGGGTTATGGAGACTATGAAAAACAAAGGGGATTTTTTGAAATAAGTTATAGAAATCTCTTTGGCATGAACCGTCTGATATCATTCAGGACAGAGCTAAGCACCCTGGAAGAAAGGTTTATCGTAAATTATATTGAGCCATGGTTTTTAGAATCCGATACGCCATTTAGAGTTATATTTCTGAAAGAAAGTAAAACAGAAAAAAATTTCGAAACAAAAGATATTCTGTATAAAATTGAAAGATATAGCGCAAGCGCTGGATTTGAAAAGAAGTTCACTGATAAATTTAAAAGTGAACTTTTTTATGATTTTTCTTTAGTAAAAACATATGATGTAATGCCGGATGTGATTTTGACAAAAGAGGATACAGGCACCCTTGTAATTAGTTCTATAAGGCCGGGGATAGCTTATGATTCCAGAGATAATCCATTTGACCCAAGAAAGGGAATGCTCGCCGGAATATCCCTGAAGGCAGCATCAAATTACATTTTTTCACAAACGGATTTTATAAAAATTATTTTAAATTTTAGCGCCTATCAAGAGATAAGCAGAACCTTTGTTTTAGCAGCATCTCTTAAGACCGGTATTGCAGAAGGTTATGGAGACACGACTGACTTGCCTTTAGTTGAAAGGTTTTTTCTTGGCGGACGCACGACAGTTCGCGGTTATGAGCAAGACATGCTTGGACCCAAGGGGACCAATAATTCCCCTATCGGTGGTAATGCATTCTTTCTTGCAAATTTTGAATTGAGAACCTCAATCACGAAAAGTTTTGGTATAGTTACGTTTCTTGATGGCGGTAATGTTTGGGCAAGGGCTAATGATATGAACCTATCAGGTCTGAAATATACTACAGGACTTGGACTTCGCTATTATACCCCTGTTGGACCGGTAAGACTTGATTATGGATACAAACTTCAAAGAGAAACAGGAGAGAGTTCAGGAGCAATACATTTCAGTATTGGCCATGCATTTTAA
- a CDS encoding diguanylate cyclase: MARESKIYKTFIYSTSIVIAVILSGMFWFITVRIQELINEEKLAQARTLFNGIVLTRKWNAHYGGVYVEKKKGVESNPYLDNPDIQAANGKSYTNKNPALMTREISEYAEKEGLFKFRITSLKLLNPNNKPDSFETDALFRFERGEIEFYKNEFINNRIHFRYMAPLLIEESCLQCHAKQRYKIGEIRGGISVTFDIEEVQKKLKSNATKMTIFAVLTISLLLTLIYIFTERLMKKILKGQRKIRELATTDDLTTIHNRRHLMTRFAEEFERAKRLKKNLSGIIVDIDNFKSVNDKSGHLVGDKILISVASRIKNSVRIYDILGRYGGDEFFIVLPDAKLEEAMVIAEKIRLKIKEPFHLEKEPAHNLNITVSIGVSSLSSVDKTLDDIIKKADDGLYKAKKLGRDRTETI; this comes from the coding sequence ATGGCAAGAGAATCAAAAATTTATAAAACATTCATTTATTCAACAAGCATTGTTATCGCTGTCATTTTATCAGGCATGTTCTGGTTTATCACTGTAAGGATCCAAGAACTGATTAATGAAGAAAAACTCGCGCAGGCGCGGACACTATTCAACGGCATTGTATTAACCAGAAAATGGAATGCACATTACGGCGGTGTATATGTTGAAAAAAAGAAAGGCGTTGAATCAAATCCCTATTTAGATAATCCTGACATCCAGGCAGCTAATGGGAAAAGTTATACGAATAAAAATCCTGCATTAATGACAAGAGAAATATCAGAATATGCTGAAAAAGAAGGACTATTCAAGTTTCGCATTACAAGCCTCAAACTTCTCAATCCAAACAACAAGCCGGATTCTTTTGAAACAGATGCCCTGTTTCGCTTTGAGAGAGGAGAAATTGAATTTTATAAAAATGAGTTCATAAACAACAGAATTCATTTCAGGTACATGGCTCCTCTTTTGATAGAAGAATCGTGCTTGCAATGTCATGCAAAACAAAGATATAAAATAGGCGAAATAAGAGGTGGAATCAGCGTAACGTTTGATATTGAAGAGGTTCAGAAAAAGCTTAAATCAAATGCGACCAAAATGACTATCTTTGCTGTATTAACTATCTCGTTATTGTTAACACTTATCTATATCTTTACAGAAAGACTTATGAAAAAGATACTTAAGGGTCAAAGGAAAATCAGGGAGTTAGCAACAACAGATGACCTGACAACAATACACAACAGACGACATTTGATGACAAGATTCGCAGAAGAGTTTGAAAGAGCCAAAAGATTAAAAAAGAATTTAAGCGGGATTATTGTTGATATAGATAATTTTAAATCAGTCAATGATAAATCCGGTCATCTTGTCGGAGATAAAATTTTAATCTCTGTTGCCAGCAGAATAAAAAATTCAGTTCGTATATACGACATACTCGGACGTTACGGAGGAGATGAATTTTTTATTGTCCTGCCTGACGCCAAACTCGAAGAAGCCATGGTTATAGCAGAAAAAATAAGATTAAAAATAAAGGAACCCTTTCACCTTGAAAAAGAACCTGCGCATAATCTTAATATTACCGTAAGCATAGGCGTTTCAAGCCTCTCGTCTGTTGATAAAACCCTAGATGATATTATCAAAAAAGCTGATGATGGACTCTATAAAGCAAAAAAACTTGGAAGAGACAGAACTGAAACAATATAA
- a CDS encoding translocation/assembly module TamB, whose protein sequence is MGKTKKIIYISTGFLLLFTVIFILRGPYISNAFKKAILPELENITGRKVIAQQIYLNIFPLFIEAKGLKVFDEKGNKILTAERAKAYIGLSNILKKEISIKKIVIKKPEIWTDEEQIDDISGKIKEYINKKIKSKFKIKLNLMQVQEGIFVFDYPEYDTVLNGKGLSGEFVFDEVPILKAKIKEFSINAENIPDLRYELNTMLLFKDENIDVRNLSLRINGSEIKSEGYYSMENSGLFKTNADLLIDSIKKVLNLKNRGEGKISARGYVKLEEGKPFVDFKIKGSFYLQTIMEMFKIKERLEGWLTVDTKISGALSDIKGEGEARLRNGNLFDVDITDLKCKVIYKDGYLNFKEGKGELYGGKGEAELLLKMPDIQHYTLKVKFEDVDGPSAFKLVGLSPGFSEGRAKGELYTSDTEFNPVGWFDYESSKTGKDFASRIKKIKGKYKVLGDTLTLDDVVANTDRTSIDIKGSITLSASILNLDGNLKTDDMLDISSPYFTRTQGIGEAAFKILGTFDDPLLKGFLKLNSVYLDKLFIGNVFSEISYRKKLLEISELTAESKNQLYIITGNIRFDHAKNLFDFNQPFYNLSVSMNNADLEKLTEIFYKKLPVKGRVKADIKIKGEGSNPEFSGYAAASELDLYSMQIDSVSTGFKYDHKNVVIDNAVVKKNGSLLSFSGRMNDNKNFSYKLFSEKLVLKDFGIKCLPSDSIFRIVSDGKGTLDNPEINFTSTLSGGTFKGKPLGSGMISAFVKNKIVNVDISLFNKKIKIIGKAYLDEKLPWNINIDVGSGRYDFMLVEFLKDVPDDLLLNLKGHAELSGTRNTISGSAVIDQINIALFGQSFSNITALEFGISNKKITFPVFEIRSGTSAFNTSGNIEIGRSYNIALEGSSSLSPLKAFSRNISVLRGDSEFTLSITGEWGKPHLNGSLWITDGQFALREFHQRISSIEGNFYFDEDKITMQRLSGKIGGGNINASGFIYLNGFEIKRFYLDTKLENITTAISKDFLANFNGSIFYKGTLDLQKITGDLRLNRASYKERVEWKSWLLKAKPKEKTKTELTRFEKAGLNIKISGENNIIVDNNIARTQLKVDTVLRGTVGHPLLFGRIESKGGKVYFRNNEFKVLSASADFTDPNRINPLMEIVAQTSVKGYNINLSLEGQIERFTLSLVSDPPLEETDILSLLTVGQIGKQTKGLEGGIGAGEAAGFLTGKTQDIIEDRMKNLTGFDRIQIDPYISKTTGTIGPRITVSKKLLGDRLFVTYSSAVGSTEEQILSLEYLLGKNVSLIGAKDERGSVGGDIKFRFEFK, encoded by the coding sequence ATGGGAAAAACTAAAAAGATAATTTATATATCAACCGGCTTTTTGCTGCTGTTTACAGTTATCTTTATTTTGAGAGGTCCATACATATCAAATGCATTTAAGAAAGCAATCCTTCCTGAACTTGAAAATATTACAGGAAGAAAAGTAATAGCACAACAGATATACCTTAATATTTTCCCGTTGTTTATCGAGGCCAAAGGACTCAAGGTCTTTGATGAAAAAGGAAATAAAATCTTAACTGCTGAAAGAGCAAAGGCATATATAGGGCTGTCAAATATCCTGAAAAAAGAGATTTCGATTAAAAAAATTGTGATTAAAAAACCGGAAATTTGGACTGATGAAGAACAGATCGATGACATATCTGGAAAAATTAAAGAATATATAAATAAAAAAATAAAAAGCAAATTCAAGATAAAACTGAATCTGATGCAAGTTCAGGAAGGAATATTTGTTTTTGATTATCCTGAATATGACACTGTCTTGAACGGCAAGGGACTGAGCGGCGAATTTGTATTCGACGAAGTTCCGATTTTAAAAGCCAAGATAAAAGAATTCAGTATTAATGCAGAAAATATTCCTGATCTCAGATACGAACTTAACACAATGTTGCTTTTCAAGGATGAGAATATTGATGTAAGGAATTTGAGCCTGCGAATTAATGGGTCAGAAATTAAGAGTGAAGGATACTATTCAATGGAGAACAGCGGGTTATTTAAAACAAATGCTGATCTTTTGATTGACTCTATAAAAAAAGTTTTGAATCTTAAAAATAGAGGCGAGGGTAAAATTTCTGCAAGAGGCTACGTAAAGCTTGAGGAAGGCAAGCCTTTTGTAGATTTTAAAATAAAGGGCAGCTTTTATCTCCAGACAATAATGGAGATGTTTAAAATAAAGGAAAGATTGGAAGGCTGGCTTACAGTAGATACGAAAATAAGCGGAGCACTGTCTGATATTAAGGGCGAAGGTGAGGCAAGACTTAGAAATGGGAATCTTTTTGATGTAGATATAACAGATCTTAAGTGTAAGGTTATTTACAAAGATGGATATTTGAATTTTAAAGAAGGGAAGGGCGAGCTATACGGCGGCAAGGGAGAAGCAGAGCTGCTGCTTAAGATGCCTGATATACAGCATTACACCCTTAAGGTCAAGTTTGAGGATGTAGATGGTCCTTCTGCATTCAAGCTTGTAGGGTTATCCCCGGGTTTTTCAGAAGGCAGAGCTAAGGGAGAGTTATATACCTCAGATACAGAGTTCAATCCTGTTGGATGGTTTGATTATGAATCCAGCAAGACTGGTAAAGATTTCGCCAGCAGAATTAAAAAAATAAAGGGCAAGTATAAAGTTCTTGGCGATACACTAACCTTAGACGATGTAGTTGCAAACACAGACAGGACATCTATTGATATTAAAGGCAGTATCACCCTTTCTGCTTCTATCCTGAATCTTGACGGTAATCTGAAAACAGACGATATGTTGGATATATCATCACCATATTTCACCAGAACACAAGGAATCGGAGAAGCAGCATTTAAAATACTTGGCACTTTTGACGATCCTCTTTTGAAGGGTTTTTTGAAGTTAAATTCAGTTTATCTTGACAAATTATTTATCGGAAATGTTTTCAGCGAAATATCTTATAGAAAAAAACTTCTAGAAATATCAGAATTGACTGCAGAAAGCAAAAATCAGCTGTACATTATTACCGGGAATATAAGATTCGATCATGCGAAAAATCTTTTTGATTTTAATCAGCCTTTTTATAATCTGTCAGTTTCTATGAATAACGCAGATTTAGAAAAGCTAACCGAGATTTTTTATAAAAAGCTCCCTGTTAAGGGCAGAGTTAAAGCTGATATTAAGATAAAAGGCGAAGGTTCCAATCCTGAGTTTTCCGGTTATGCAGCTGCTTCTGAGCTTGATTTGTATTCGATGCAGATTGATTCAGTATCAACAGGATTTAAGTATGATCACAAAAATGTGGTCATCGATAATGCAGTAGTAAAGAAAAATGGCTCTCTCTTGTCATTCAGCGGGAGAATGAATGATAACAAAAATTTTTCATATAAATTATTCTCGGAAAAATTAGTGCTAAAGGATTTTGGAATTAAATGTCTCCCATCTGACTCAATATTCCGTATAGTATCCGATGGAAAGGGCACATTAGACAATCCTGAAATAAATTTTACTTCGACACTTTCAGGAGGAACCTTTAAAGGGAAACCGCTCGGCAGCGGAATGATAAGCGCTTTTGTAAAAAATAAAATTGTAAATGTAGATATATCTCTTTTCAATAAAAAAATAAAAATAATCGGGAAAGCTTATCTGGATGAGAAACTGCCGTGGAATATTAATATTGATGTGGGTAGCGGAAGATATGATTTCATGCTTGTTGAATTCCTTAAGGATGTTCCTGACGATTTATTGCTCAACTTAAAAGGACACGCTGAGCTGTCAGGGACAAGAAATACTATTTCTGGCTCTGCAGTAATAGATCAGATCAATATTGCTCTGTTCGGCCAAAGTTTTTCAAACATAACAGCTCTGGAATTTGGAATCTCGAATAAAAAAATTACTTTCCCAGTGTTTGAAATAAGGAGCGGAACATCTGCATTCAATACGAGCGGGAATATTGAAATCGGGCGCTCATACAACATTGCACTGGAAGGCAGTTCTTCGCTTTCTCCTCTCAAGGCCTTTTCACGAAATATTTCTGTGCTAAGAGGCGACTCTGAGTTCACTTTGAGTATTACCGGTGAATGGGGAAAACCACATCTAAACGGAAGTCTCTGGATAACCGATGGTCAATTTGCGTTAAGGGAATTTCACCAAAGAATAAGTTCTATAGAAGGTAATTTTTATTTTGATGAAGACAAGATAACCATGCAAAGGCTTTCAGGCAAGATTGGCGGAGGAAACATTAACGCTTCAGGTTTTATATACTTGAACGGTTTTGAAATAAAAAGATTTTATCTCGATACAAAACTTGAAAATATCACTACAGCTATCTCTAAAGATTTCTTGGCTAATTTTAATGGAAGTATCTTTTATAAAGGGACGCTTGATTTGCAAAAAATCACTGGTGATTTAAGATTGAACAGGGCCAGCTACAAAGAAAGGGTTGAATGGAAAAGCTGGCTTCTGAAGGCAAAGCCCAAAGAAAAAACAAAAACAGAATTAACAAGATTTGAAAAAGCAGGCCTTAATATAAAGATATCAGGAGAAAATAATATTATTGTTGATAATAATATTGCACGAACACAGCTGAAAGTTGATACTGTTCTAAGGGGGACTGTAGGGCATCCCTTGCTCTTCGGGAGAATCGAATCAAAAGGCGGCAAGGTATACTTCAGGAATAATGAATTTAAAGTGCTTAGTGCTAGCGCTGATTTTACTGATCCCAACAGGATAAATCCGTTGATGGAGATTGTTGCCCAGACAAGTGTTAAGGGTTATAACATTAATCTTTCATTAGAAGGTCAGATAGAGAGGTTCACTTTGTCTTTAGTTTCTGATCCGCCGTTGGAAGAGACAGATATTCTCAGCTTGCTTACAGTAGGTCAGATAGGAAAACAAACAAAAGGGCTGGAAGGCGGTATAGGAGCTGGTGAGGCAGCAGGTTTTCTAACCGGGAAGACCCAGGATATTATTGAGGACAGAATGAAAAATTTAACAGGATTTGACAGAATTCAGATAGACCCTTATATTTCTAAAACAACTGGTACTATAGGTCCAAGAATTACTGTTTCGAAAAAACTTTTAGGCGACAGGCTTTTTGTTACTTACTCGTCAGCTGTTGGCTCGACAGAAGAACAAATATTGTCATTGGAATATTTGCTTGGGAAAAATGTGTCATTAATTGGAGCTAAAGACGAAAGAGGAAGCGTTGGCGGTGACATTAAATTCAGGTTTGAGTTTAAATGA
- a CDS encoding SurA N-terminal domain-containing protein, with product MNKNYILFVFGFLFFVLCCTAHSELIDRIVAFVDDRAILLSELEETYKDTKKIKSDITIEEVLNTSINRILLLREAKKLRIEAPTKDAVLQEYIELKLRTFIKVTEEDIKDFFEKNKKEFGNSPLDEVRDKIENYIIENEVNLRLKKHIEDLKSKAYIKIQLNEQK from the coding sequence TTGAATAAGAATTATATTTTATTTGTTTTTGGTTTTTTGTTCTTTGTTTTGTGTTGTACTGCACATAGCGAGCTCATTGACAGAATTGTTGCATTTGTTGACGATAGGGCAATACTGCTTAGCGAGCTTGAAGAGACCTATAAGGACACTAAAAAAATTAAATCTGATATAACGATTGAAGAAGTTCTTAACACATCAATCAACAGAATATTGCTTTTGAGAGAAGCGAAAAAACTTAGAATTGAAGCGCCAACAAAAGATGCAGTACTTCAGGAATATATAGAGTTGAAACTAAGAACATTTATCAAGGTGACAGAAGAAGACATCAAAGATTTTTTTGAAAAAAACAAAAAAGAGTTCGGCAACTCTCCTTTAGATGAAGTAAGGGATAAGATTGAAAATTATATAATTGAAAATGAAGTTAACTTAAGGCTCAAAAAACATATAGAAGACCTGAAATCAAAAGCATACATAAAAATACAGCTAAACGAACAAAAATAA
- a CDS encoding pyridoxine 5'-phosphate synthase: MILGVNVDHVATVRNTRNAFEPDPVMAATMSVLGGADGITVHLREDRRHIKDRDLRILREVVLLELNLEMAATKEMVEIAIRTKPDLVTLVPEKREELTTEGGLDVQKQKTRLKNIVSVINDAGIPVSLFVNPLIDDVDVSKDIGAQMVEIHTGLYANAKGERKEKELIKIKKAVRDSMTLGLKANAGHGLDYSNVRQIADINDLRGLYIGHSIISRAVLVGIERAVKEMKEIIKR; this comes from the coding sequence ATGATTCTTGGAGTTAATGTTGATCATGTTGCAACCGTAAGAAATACAAGGAATGCTTTTGAACCCGATCCTGTAATGGCAGCAACCATGTCAGTACTTGGCGGAGCTGATGGGATTACAGTACATCTAAGAGAAGATAGAAGGCATATAAAAGACAGAGATTTAAGGATTCTTAGAGAGGTTGTGCTTCTGGAATTGAATCTTGAGATGGCTGCTACAAAGGAGATGGTAGAGATTGCCATAAGGACAAAACCTGATCTTGTTACCCTTGTGCCTGAAAAAAGAGAGGAGCTTACTACAGAAGGCGGATTGGATGTACAAAAGCAAAAAACAAGGTTAAAAAATATTGTAAGTGTGATTAATGACGCAGGCATACCAGTAAGTCTTTTTGTAAATCCATTGATTGATGATGTAGATGTATCTAAAGACATTGGGGCTCAGATGGTTGAAATACATACAGGTCTTTATGCAAACGCAAAAGGAGAAAGAAAAGAAAAAGAACTCATAAAAATAAAAAAAGCAGTCAGAGACAGTATGACTCTTGGTTTAAAGGCTAATGCCGGACATGGTCTTGATTATTCCAATGTCAGGCAAATCGCAGATATTAATGACTTGAGGGGCTTATACATAGGACATAGTATTATCTCCAGAGCTGTGCTAGTTGGAATTGAAAGGGCAGTAAAAGAGATGAAGGAAATAATAAAAAGATGA